TTGTAcacatatattgtttaatttatttttaatttatattttgtgtttcaatacatatattttataccgATAACTAATTTGATAAGTGACTCAATTTTTTTATACATCCAAAAATGAATTTATATTAATAGtagttttttggtgtttttttttttacatattgatataaaatttataaaagtacactttaatatttttttttatcaattttgtcAATCTTACACTTAATAAATGAAATTATTATATCGTTTTATAAATGATATCAATATACATTAATTTTACCCTTTTTTTATCAGTTGACAATTTTAATTCACAGGGGGGAGTTACTAAAAGAAAATGCATACCATTTTCACTGGAGAAAAATCCAGCTGGAGAACTCTTTTGCCTGATGAGATTGGAGCAACTCCTAACACCCATTTCAGATTGAGTAGAGTGATCTGAATTGACAGAGTTCACTACACCAAAAGAGCCATCATAACCATTATTATTTGTTGGCAAACTTTGAATTTGCTGAGACCAATAAGAGTAACCATTTTGTTCCTTTAAGAAAGAAGAATTCCCAGTTTCCTCCTTCAACACAGTAGGCTTGTTGTTGCTTCCTCCATACTCTTCTTGGACTTGCACAGGTTCCGAATCGCGGCGGCTCCATCCATTGTTTGATTGTATCGGCTTGGAAAACATGGCCTCTGATGATGAGCTTGTGGATGGAATATGATGGTAACAACCATGTCCCAGAGTAGGGTCCTCATTGACACTAGCACCACCATTGTTAATATCAACAAGGCTTTCCAAGAATGAACTTGGAGCAGAACGGTACCTCAATAATCTAGAATtttgctgctgttgttgttgatgatgatgattttgatcCTGATGCTGATGATGGTTAATATTTGAAATCATTTCATGGCCTTTTCTTAGAACTCCATGTGAGTATTTGAGAACAGGACTATACATAACACTCATCCTGTCTATAAAATAATCACCtgaaaataacaaataataaacaTTTAGTATTTCGTCCTTTTCATAAGCTATCTAAGCAACTATTTAATGAGAACCAAAGCAAtactaatattaaattattaattacttgGTTATTATGAAGTTGTTATTATGCTCGGACTATATATTGAAAGAGGAATTCAATAAAGCTCCCAATCGCCAATATCTGCAAAGATTGAACAAAATTGTTATTTATTACAAATTGGTAATGGCAATTTACGAAGAAAATTAATCTGAGCTCAGCAGAATCGTTCCTGAACAGAGTCCCTACCTGAAAAGGCTATATATGAAGGGCACAGGAGCATTCAGTTCCAACAAGGTCGAGAgatcttttcttttttcactgaaagaacaaaagagagagaagagggaagaaCAGGTAGGAGAGTGTGTGGAGAGGAAAACTATGATTGTTGTTGTCTGTGTCTTGGCCCTGTGAGGCTGTGACATATTTATGCAGTTTCTTGCTATTTAATAACCCCTTATGTTTCCACTTTATAACAATCATACCTTGATCAGATAATGTGGTCCATTCTTACCTTTTTAAATGTTCATCCACTTGCCGTTGACAAATAAGGTAGAATTTAGAAACCGTCAAACTTTTAAATCTGGTTTTAGGGTTCTCATATTTCATATTTGCCACAACATTAAGAGTAATGACAGAAAATGAATCATAGTTTAAATGACATAATCTTTCTATACTCATTTAAGAGGTTGTGGATTTGAATCTacttatctttgataaaaaaaaaatggtaGAAAATTAGCACTACTGTCTATTGCATAATATTATAGCACT
This region of Arachis hypogaea cultivar Tifrunner chromosome 8, arahy.Tifrunner.gnm2.J5K5, whole genome shotgun sequence genomic DNA includes:
- the LOC112707460 gene encoding transcription factor bHLH130, translated to MSVMYSPVLKYSHGVLRKGHEMISNINHHQHQDQNHHHQQQQQQNSRLLRYRSAPSSFLESLVDINNGGASVNEDPTLGHGCYHHIPSTSSSSEAMFSKPIQSNNGWSRRDSEPVQVQEEYGGSNNKPTVLKEETGNSSFLKEQNGYSYWSQQIQSLPTNNNGYDGSFGVVNSVNSDHSTQSEMGVRSCSNLIRQKSSPAGFFSSENALREVERFRSNDVSSNRSSSCLKRMPQIAEYENESHEGNLVNDNGSSKYYVPSFTGEVWDASSFNSQKAASADEIMFSASTALESQDSDFCSQNLGLIHHLSLPSSSTKMGSMEKFLQLQGTVPCKIRAKRGFATHPRSIAERVRRTRISERIKKLQGLFPKSDKQTSTAEMLDLAVEHIKELQEQVKMLTNIRSKCRCTNTQKQYS